One window of the Nicotiana tabacum cultivar K326 chromosome 4, ASM71507v2, whole genome shotgun sequence genome contains the following:
- the LOC142179960 gene encoding uncharacterized protein LOC142179960: MVTFEVILGIDWLPPYHAIFDCYAKTVTLAILELPRLEWRNSSAGTSKRVISFFKAKNMVEKGCLAYLAFVGDTTAETPTLESVPMVREVFNVFPADLPGMPPDRDIDFGIDLVPGTQPISTSPYRMAPKELRFLKEMFREMLEKGLKVKSGA; encoded by the coding sequence ATGGTTACTTTCGAGGTTATCTTGGGCATTGACTGGTTGCCCCCGTACCATGCCATTTTTGATTgctatgccaagactgttaccttggcgatacTTGAGTTGCCCAGATTAGAGTGGAGGAATTCGTCCGCCGGTACTTCCAAGCGGGTTATTTCTTTCTTTAAGGCTAAaaatatggtcgagaagggttgtttggcctaCTTAGCTTTTGTtggggatactactgcagagactcccaCATTAGAATCAGTGCCGATGGTACGAGAGGTTTTCAATGTATTTCCTGCTGATCTACCAGGTATGCCGCCGGATCGGGATATTGACTTCGgcattgatttggtgccaggaACCCAGCCTATTTCTACCTCACCTTATCGTATGGCTCCCAAGGAGCTTAGATTTTTAAAGGAGATGTTTAGGGAGATGCTTGAGAAGgg